The following nucleotide sequence is from Cellvibrio sp. PSBB006.
CAGTTGTATCAATTCATCACGCAATTTTTGTTGTTCGCGGTTTTGCCGTGCGTTGTAATCAAAATCCAGTTGTTGCAGGCTGGATGCATAACCTTTCTCCAGTTGAGTCACAAATTGTTCTACAACCCGCGCGTTGAGGAAATCTACATACGCACTCAGCAATTTTACGCCCTGAGCGGGTTCGGTTGTTTCCAGCGATAGTTGGCTCAGGGTGGATTCGGGTTTTTTGGGATTGGGCGGTGTCAGGGTTAATGCATTAAAAAAGTGGCGGAATTGCCGATCATTATCGCTTACGCCCGTGCGCGGATCGGTAGACAAAGGTTTCTGTGACCAGGACTCCCAGAACAGTCGTTGCGTATGCAAGGAGCCTGCCTGGGTTATGAATGCTGTGTAGAACGCATCCTGCTGCAAGGATGTTACTTGATAGCGTCTCCCTTCATCATCCAACGCGGTGGGTTGCAGCGCCTGAATATCATAGATGGATGTGTTGTCCAGTAACGCTTCAACCCGGTAAACAGGTGCTTGTAATTTCAACCAGACGGCAGCGGGAATCAGGCAAACCATCATGGTTGCCATAATCAACCATTTTCCTCGCCAAAGTGTGGCACAAAGTTCCAGTAAATCGATCTCATCATCGAGGTAGTCGGCGTGTCTGGCGGGAAGCGTATTTTGATGCATATTCATGAGCACTACTCATAATCCGGTAGCTGGCTTGCGGGTCATTGCAGAGATCGTCTGTGACGGCCACAATGGATCTGCTTTGAGATAAAGCGAAGGCAATATGGTGACTACATTGAGTGTTGCACTTTACCTGCGGATTATTGGTAAGGTTGTAATAAATTGTAGAAGGTAGTCAGCCAGGAATATCGTTGAATGAATTCCAGCTAGCCTGATTAAGTCGTGGAGGAACTGTCATGTTGGTTAAAGAACAGCTAGTGCTGATGTCTCGTTACAACACTTGGATGAACCATCGGCTTTATGAGACGGTCCAGGCGTTAACGCCTGCGGAGTTCACGCAAGATAGAAAAGCATTTTTTGGTTCAATATGCGGAACACTGAATCATCTTGTGGTGGCTGATACGATCTGGCTAAAACGCTTTGCCGTACATTCGGAAGCCTTCACCGCCCTTGATTCTGTTCGCCAATTAAACATGCCGTCCGCACTTGATGACATTTTATTTTCAGAGTTTGTTGCGCTGAGAAATTATCGACAGTATCTGGATGGTGTTATTGAACAGTGGGTGGATTCACTGACTGATGCAGATCTGGATTCCGTCTTGCATTACGCTAGTATGAAAGGCATTACCGCAAGAAAAATATTGGGCCAGGTATTGTTCCATTTTTTTAATCACCAGGCGCATCATCGGGGCCAGGTTACCAGCTTGTTGGCGCAGTGTGGTTTGGACATGGGGGCGACAGATTTGTTGTTACTGGTTCCCGATCAGGCGTTGATGGAATAATTTCTGAGCTATAGTGAACGGGACCTTGATGGAGGCAATTACACCTTATGGGAATCCATGTTCATCGTATGGCCTGGCGATACCTGCTGGTTGTCTGCTTACTGTCTGCGGAGGCGGGGGCCGACACGGTTACCTTTTTGATTGCGGCAGGTACTGTCGAGCCATATCAGGTAGTGAGCGACGATCCTGAGCGTACACCGCACTCGGGCATTCTTATAGATGTACTGCGGCAGGCATTGAGCAGTACGGATATTCAATTGACATTTGTGGAGCGTCCCTACAAACGCATTCGCATGGACATTCTCGCCAACCGCCATCAAAACTGGATCAGCTACGGTTCGCCGTCGTGGTTGGATGAACGGGTGAAGGCGTTGGGTGAATACACACAACAACCTATTCTGCAAACCCATTACGTCATGGCGACTATGAAGCAGGCGATACTGCCTTCGTTGGAAGATGTTCGCGGAAAGAAAGTCATCATCATCCTGGGTTACAACTATTTTTCCGGTTTCGAGGATTGGGTAGAGGACAATAATGTCACTCTGGTCAGTGCACCTTCACACCGTCATGCGCTTGCAATGCTGAGGCAGGGCCGGGGCGACTTCTATCTGGCGGAAGATGTGCGTGTGCGCTGGGAGGTAAAGCGGGCGAAGATAGCGCTAAGCGACTTCCATTTGATTGACTTTTCACGTGTTATTCCACCGTCATTACTCTATCTGCTCCTGGACAAGAAAATGCCTGCCAATACTCGCCAGCAAATTGACCAAGCGCTTTTGCGTCTTGAGCAGCGGGGCGAGATTGAAAAAATACTCAAAGGCTATCAATAGTATCGGGTGATGCCCAGTGCTTGTAAGGCATGTGAGGTGGGACTTATAAGAGTAAATTCACAGTACTAATTTATGATACTATGCGCGCAATTTTGCGGATGATGGGGTTACCTTTCATGCACTGTCCCTTTTGTAGCGCTGAGGATACCAAGGTCATTGACTCCCGCCTGGTGGCCGAGGGTGACCAGGTGCGCCGTCGCCGCGAGTGCCTGTCCTGCCACGAACGATTCACGACCTACGAAATTGCCGAACTGGTGATGCCGCGTATCATCAAGCAGGATGGTACCCGCCAGCCGTTTGACGAAGTTAAGCTGCGTGCCGGCTTATTGCGGGCGCTGGAAAAGCGGCCGGTAAGTATTGAGGCTATCGAATCCGCCATCAACAGCATCAAACACTTTCTACAGGCAACCGGTGAGCGCGAAGTAAAATCTTTGACCGTTGGCGAAAAAGTCATGGAGCAATTGCAGAAGCTCGACGAGGTCGCCTACGTCCGTTTCGCCTCGGTTTACCGTCGCTTCAAAGATCTGAACGAGTTCCGCCAGGAAATCGATCGCCTCGAACAACAGCCGGACAACAAGTAATCTGTTTTATGCCACTGACCCACACCGACCATCTGTATATGGCGCAGGCGTTGCGTCTCGCCGAGCGGGGGCTGTACACCACCATGCCCAATCCGCGCGTGGGTTGTGTACTGGTAAAAGGCGATCAGGTCATTGCCGAAGGCTGGCATTACCGTGCCGGTGAAGCCCACGCCGAGGTGCACGCTTTGCAACAGGCTGGCGAACAGGCGCGCGGCGCAACCGCGTATGTGACGCTGGAGCCCTGTAACCACAGCGGCAGAACCGGCCCCTGTTCGGAAGCGCTATTGGCAGCCGGCGTGGCGCGGGTTGTTTTCGCGATGGAAGATCCTAACCCGCAGGTAGCCGGCAGTGGTCTGGAGCGTTTGCGCGCGGCGGGCGTAGTGATTGATGGCCCCTTGCTGGAGGATGATGCGCGTGCGCTTAACCCCGGCTTCCTTAAACGAATGGAACGTAAACTGCCTTTCGTGCGCTGCAAACTGGCGATGAGCCTGGACGGTCGCACCGCCATGGCGAGCGGCCAGAGCAAATGGGTAACTGGCCGCAAGTCCCGCGAAGATGTGCAGCGGTTGCGCGCCCGTAGTTGTGCCATCGTCAGCGGTATCGATACGGTGATCAGCGATAATGCTGCTTTGATCGTGCGAGTTGATGAATTGCAGTTAAGCAATGCGGACGATGCGGCCGCCAGGCAGCCGCTGCGGGTGATCCTGGATTCGCGCCTGCGTCTCGGTCGGGATGCAGAACTCCTACGTCACCCGTCCCCTATCTTATTGATTCATAATGGTGCGCAAGACAATGCCGCCCGCTTAAACGACTGGCCGGCTCATGTGGAGCTGTTGGCTATGCCGGATTCCCATGGACGCATTGATTTACTTGCAATCTTGCGCGAACTGGCTCAGCGCCAGTGCAATGAAGTCCTCGTTGAAGCGGGTGCGACCTTGGCGGGCAGTTTCCTGCGGCGCGGCCTGTTGGATGAGTTGATTATTTATATGGCGCCCAAACTCTTGGGCAGCAGCGCTCGTCCGCTGTTTGATCTACCTTTAAATACCATGTCTGCTGCCTTGCCTGTAAAAGTGCGTGATATGCGCGCCGTCGGCGATGATTGGCGGATCACTGCCGTACCGGACATGGAGCATTAAGATGTGTCAGCAGTCGTTGGTTAATACGCGAGGTGGTTATGTTCACTGGCATCATTGAAGCGGTCGGACAAGTTGTGGCTGTGCAGCCCAAAAACGGCGATGTGCGCCTGCGTATCAAGACCGGAGGGCTGGATCTGGCCGATGTTCATCTGGGTGATTCTATTGCCACCAATGGCGTGTGCCTGACAGTGGTGGAATTGCCCGGTGATGGCTATTGGGCCGACGTCTCTCGCGAAACTCTGGATAACACCACTATTCCCCAATGGCGCGTTGGGCAAAACGTCAACTTGGAGAAAGCTCTTACCCCGCAAACCCGCTTGGGCGGTCATATCGTCAGCGGCCATGTAGATGGCGTGGGTGAGGTGGTTAGCCGCCATCCGGATGCGCGCTCCGAACGTTTTCGATTGCGTGCACCTAAAGCCCTGGCCAAGTATATTGCCCATAAAGGCTCGATTACGGTGGATGGCACCAGCCTGACTGTCAACGCGGTAGATGGCGCCGAATTTGAATTGAATATTGTGCCGCACACGCTGGCTCATACCATCATGGGTGAATACCAGCCCGGCTCATTGATCAATCTTGAGGTGGATGTGCTAGCGCGTTACCTGGAGCGTCTGATGCTCGGTGACAAAGCGGCCGAGTCCGGCGACTCTGGCATTACCATGGAATTTCTTGCTCAACATGGCTTTATGTAAAGCTGTTAACTCATTAGCGATTAACACTCGCCGTTAGAGACTGTGCTATGCAACTGAATACCATTGATGAACTGATTGACGATCTGCGTCAGGGCAAGATGATTGTGCTCATGGACGACGAGGATCGTGAGAATGAAGGCGACCTGATCATGGCTGCCGAACAGGTGCGCCCGGAAGACATCAATTTTATGGCCACCCACGCGCGCGGGCTGATCTGCCTGACGCTGACGCCGGAACGTTGTAAGCAGCTCGATCTCCCGTTGATGGTGTTGGACAACAAGTCCCGTCACACCACCAACTTCACTGTTTCTATTGAAGCAGCAGAAGGGGTAACTACCGGTATCTCCGCCGCTGATCGGGCCCGCACCATTCGTGCCGCAGTACACCCTGAAGCCAAGCCCCAGGATCTGGTACAGCCCGGTCACATCTTTCCGCTGATGGCACAACCCGGTGGCGTGATGAGCCGCGCCGGTCACACCGAAGCGGGTTGCGACCTGGCTCGTCTGGCCGGTTTTTCAGCCGCATCGGTGCTGGTGGAAATCATGAACGCCGATGGCACCATGGCGCGCCGTCCCGATCTGGAAGCTTTTGCCAAACAACACGACCTGAAGATCGGTACCATCGCCGACCTGATTCATTACCGCGCCATGAAAGAGCGTACCGTGGAATGCATCAACACTCGCCATGTGGAAACCCTGTACGGTGAATTCCAGTTGCATACCTACCGCGACCTGGCGCGCGGCGATTTGCATTTCGCTATGGTGAAAGGTGAAATCAGTGCAGCCGAGCCGACGCTGGTACGCGTGCATGTGATGGACATTGCGCGCGATGTGTTATCGATGAAGCGTTTCAGTCCGGAAGGTTGCAAACTCTGGACCTATCACGAAGCCCTGCAGCGCGTAAATAAAGAAGGCAAGGGCATCGTATTGTTGATTTGCCACGACGAGAGCACCGAAGAAGTGGAAGAAAGCATCGACTGGATGCTCTCGGGCCGCCAGCAGCGTCGTGCCAGTGAAATCTTGTATAAACAGGTTGGCACCGGCTCGCAAATCCTGCGCGATCTGGGCGTGGGCAAGATGCGCGTCATGTCATTACCCATGCGCTTCTCCGCACTGTCCGGTTTTGATCTCGAAGTCGTGGAATACGTCAGCCCGGAAGGCTGCGAATAACCTCAACCGCAAACCGTAGGTCGGATTAGCCGCAGGCGTAATCCGACAAAAAAGATCAACAATTACCAACGGCCAGTATGCAATGCTGGCAATGTAAAAGAGGCAAGTATGAGCATAAAAGTTATCGAAGGTGATTTCGCGGCGAGCAAAGGCAAGTATGCGCTGATCGTCAGTCGCTGGAACAGTTTTGTGGTGGAAAGTTTGAAAGAAGGCGCGCTGGACACCTTACGTCGTCACGGCATTAAAGATGAGAACGTTACGATTTATTACGCGCCCGGTGCGTTTGAATTTCCGGTGGTTGCACAAAAAATTGCTGCTAAAAAAGAATTCGATGCGATCATCGCCCTCGGTGCTGTGATTCGCGGTGGTACGCCGCATTTTGATTATGTTGCCGGCGAATGCACCAAAGGTCTTGCGCAGGTTTCGCTGAATGCCGGTGTCCCCATCACCTTCGGTGTATTGACCGTGGACTCCATTGAGCAGGCCATTGAGCGCTCCGGTACCAAGGCGGGCAACAAAGGTGTAGAAGCTGCCGCGACCGCGCTGGAGATGGTGTCACTCTTGGGCAGAATTTAATTGACTGTCTCGAAATAAATTTTTGCTGTTTTGTTTTTCAGGTAAGTATTGATGAGTAATTCTTCCGGCGCTTCTGCCCACAAAGGTTCTACCGCTGCTACCCGCCGCATGGCGCGTCACTACGCTATGCAGGGGCTTTATCAATGGCAAATGGCCGGCGCCAGCATTAATGTCATCGAAGCGGAGTTCCGCACCGACAATGACATGAAAAATGTGGACGTAGAATATTTCCACGAAATCCTTCATGGCGTGCCACAACATTTAAGCGATGTTGAAGCGCTGTTTGCGCCGCACCTGGTAGATCGCGCCCTGAATGAACTCGATCCGGTGACCCAGGCGCTGTTGCGCATGGCCACCTATGAATTCAAGTTCCGCATTGATGTTCCCTATAAAGTTGTCATCAACGAAGCGGTTTCCCTGGCAAAAAAATTCGGTGCGGAAGACAGCCATAAATTTATCAATGGTGTACTGGATAAAACCGCTGCAGTAGTCCGAGCCATTGAAGTGAAGGCCGACCGGGGCGCGGGGCGCTAGCGGCGAGGTATGAACGAGTTTGAACTGATCCGCCAGTTTTTTCAGCGTGAGCAAGCGGAAAATCCGCACGCTGGGGTTGTGCTGGGGATCGGTGATGACTGTGCGCTCTTGCAACCGCTGCCAGACAAGCATCTGGCGGTATCGGTGGATACGCTGGTTGCCGATGTGCATTTCCCGGCAAACGCAGACCCTGAGCAGATTGCCGAGCGAGCCTTGCGGGTTAATCTCAGCGACCTTGCTGCCATGGGCGCCGACCCACTCTGGTTTACGCTGGCGCTGACGCTGCCGGATACCGACGAACACTGGCTGCGCCACTTCAGCCGTGGATTGTTTCGGGTTGCGCGGGAATTTAATTGCGCACTGGTGGGTGGCGATACCACCGCTGGTCCGCTGAGCATCACGCTGCAAGTGATGGGCACGGTAACGCCGCATCTTGCATTGCGTCGCGATGGCGCCAGCCCTGGCGATTATGTGTTGGTCACGCATTGCCTCGGCGATGGCGCCGCTGCACTTGCCGTTATTCAGGAGCGTTTGCAACTTGGCGCCGAGCATGAAGCCTACTTACATGACCGGTTCTATCGTCCGCAACCGCGCTTACAGGAAGCTGCGCTCTTGCGCGGTCTGGCCAGTGCCGCGCTGGATATCTCCGATGGCTTGGTGTCCGACCTGGGTCATATCTGTGCCGCCAGTGATCTGGCTGCCATCATTGATGTGGAAAGCCTGCCGCTGTCGCTGGCTATGCAGGCGATGGGCGACATCAATCAGGCGCGCCATTGGGCGCTAACCGGTGGCGATGACTATGAGTTGTGTTTTACGGTTGCGCCCGAAAAAATGCCCGATGTGGCCATGTTAATTGCTGAAGGCAAGCTCAACGCGAGCGTGGTAGGAGAACTCGTTCCTGGTCGCGGTGTAACCTGTGAGTTGCAGGGCGAAATCTTTGAATTGACCCGACAAGGCTACCAGCACTTTTCCCATGAATAATCCGACCCTGAAAGCATTGCTGACCAATCCCAATCATTTTTTTGCTTTTGGTTTTGGTAGCGGCCTGGCGCCCAAGGCTCCTGGCACGGCTGGCACGTTGGTGGCGATTCCCATCTTTTGGGTGATCCAGGATTTGTCCTGGCCTTTGTATGTCAGTTGGTTGCTCGTAAC
It contains:
- a CDS encoding Wzz/FepE/Etk N-terminal domain-containing protein, with the protein product MNMHQNTLPARHADYLDDEIDLLELCATLWRGKWLIMATMMVCLIPAAVWLKLQAPVYRVEALLDNTSIYDIQALQPTALDDEGRRYQVTSLQQDAFYTAFITQAGSLHTQRLFWESWSQKPLSTDPRTGVSDNDRQFRHFFNALTLTPPNPKKPESTLSQLSLETTEPAQGVKLLSAYVDFLNARVVEQFVTQLEKGYASSLQQLDFDYNARQNREQQKLRDELIQLQEALRVAQSLKIIETPYAQLAGVELKVVDDRQYLLGTRVLSEEINALQARQDNPLSAFVPELRNMEYWRAILENDLNKLHGVKTNTQAFELASPAVSSLDPVKPRKMLILLAAIVLSGMAGVVLVFVVQGVRAYQARTNK
- a CDS encoding DinB family protein — its product is MLVKEQLVLMSRYNTWMNHRLYETVQALTPAEFTQDRKAFFGSICGTLNHLVVADTIWLKRFAVHSEAFTALDSVRQLNMPSALDDILFSEFVALRNYRQYLDGVIEQWVDSLTDADLDSVLHYASMKGITARKILGQVLFHFFNHQAHHRGQVTSLLAQCGLDMGATDLLLLVPDQALME
- a CDS encoding ABC transporter substrate-binding protein; the encoded protein is MGIHVHRMAWRYLLVVCLLSAEAGADTVTFLIAAGTVEPYQVVSDDPERTPHSGILIDVLRQALSSTDIQLTFVERPYKRIRMDILANRHQNWISYGSPSWLDERVKALGEYTQQPILQTHYVMATMKQAILPSLEDVRGKKVIIILGYNYFSGFEDWVEDNNVTLVSAPSHRHALAMLRQGRGDFYLAEDVRVRWEVKRAKIALSDFHLIDFSRVIPPSLLYLLLDKKMPANTRQQIDQALLRLEQRGEIEKILKGYQ
- the nrdR gene encoding transcriptional regulator NrdR, coding for MHCPFCSAEDTKVIDSRLVAEGDQVRRRRECLSCHERFTTYEIAELVMPRIIKQDGTRQPFDEVKLRAGLLRALEKRPVSIEAIESAINSIKHFLQATGEREVKSLTVGEKVMEQLQKLDEVAYVRFASVYRRFKDLNEFRQEIDRLEQQPDNK
- the ribD gene encoding bifunctional diaminohydroxyphosphoribosylaminopyrimidine deaminase/5-amino-6-(5-phosphoribosylamino)uracil reductase RibD is translated as MPLTHTDHLYMAQALRLAERGLYTTMPNPRVGCVLVKGDQVIAEGWHYRAGEAHAEVHALQQAGEQARGATAYVTLEPCNHSGRTGPCSEALLAAGVARVVFAMEDPNPQVAGSGLERLRAAGVVIDGPLLEDDARALNPGFLKRMERKLPFVRCKLAMSLDGRTAMASGQSKWVTGRKSREDVQRLRARSCAIVSGIDTVISDNAALIVRVDELQLSNADDAAARQPLRVILDSRLRLGRDAELLRHPSPILLIHNGAQDNAARLNDWPAHVELLAMPDSHGRIDLLAILRELAQRQCNEVLVEAGATLAGSFLRRGLLDELIIYMAPKLLGSSARPLFDLPLNTMSAALPVKVRDMRAVGDDWRITAVPDMEH
- a CDS encoding riboflavin synthase gives rise to the protein MFTGIIEAVGQVVAVQPKNGDVRLRIKTGGLDLADVHLGDSIATNGVCLTVVELPGDGYWADVSRETLDNTTIPQWRVGQNVNLEKALTPQTRLGGHIVSGHVDGVGEVVSRHPDARSERFRLRAPKALAKYIAHKGSITVDGTSLTVNAVDGAEFELNIVPHTLAHTIMGEYQPGSLINLEVDVLARYLERLMLGDKAAESGDSGITMEFLAQHGFM
- the ribBA gene encoding bifunctional 3,4-dihydroxy-2-butanone-4-phosphate synthase/GTP cyclohydrolase II, whose product is MQLNTIDELIDDLRQGKMIVLMDDEDRENEGDLIMAAEQVRPEDINFMATHARGLICLTLTPERCKQLDLPLMVLDNKSRHTTNFTVSIEAAEGVTTGISAADRARTIRAAVHPEAKPQDLVQPGHIFPLMAQPGGVMSRAGHTEAGCDLARLAGFSAASVLVEIMNADGTMARRPDLEAFAKQHDLKIGTIADLIHYRAMKERTVECINTRHVETLYGEFQLHTYRDLARGDLHFAMVKGEISAAEPTLVRVHVMDIARDVLSMKRFSPEGCKLWTYHEALQRVNKEGKGIVLLICHDESTEEVEESIDWMLSGRQQRRASEILYKQVGTGSQILRDLGVGKMRVMSLPMRFSALSGFDLEVVEYVSPEGCE
- the ribE gene encoding 6,7-dimethyl-8-ribityllumazine synthase, giving the protein MSIKVIEGDFAASKGKYALIVSRWNSFVVESLKEGALDTLRRHGIKDENVTIYYAPGAFEFPVVAQKIAAKKEFDAIIALGAVIRGGTPHFDYVAGECTKGLAQVSLNAGVPITFGVLTVDSIEQAIERSGTKAGNKGVEAAATALEMVSLLGRI
- the nusB gene encoding transcription antitermination factor NusB; amino-acid sequence: MSNSSGASAHKGSTAATRRMARHYAMQGLYQWQMAGASINVIEAEFRTDNDMKNVDVEYFHEILHGVPQHLSDVEALFAPHLVDRALNELDPVTQALLRMATYEFKFRIDVPYKVVINEAVSLAKKFGAEDSHKFINGVLDKTAAVVRAIEVKADRGAGR
- the thiL gene encoding thiamine-phosphate kinase, yielding MNEFELIRQFFQREQAENPHAGVVLGIGDDCALLQPLPDKHLAVSVDTLVADVHFPANADPEQIAERALRVNLSDLAAMGADPLWFTLALTLPDTDEHWLRHFSRGLFRVAREFNCALVGGDTTAGPLSITLQVMGTVTPHLALRRDGASPGDYVLVTHCLGDGAAALAVIQERLQLGAEHEAYLHDRFYRPQPRLQEAALLRGLASAALDISDGLVSDLGHICAASDLAAIIDVESLPLSLAMQAMGDINQARHWALTGGDDYELCFTVAPEKMPDVAMLIAEGKLNASVVGELVPGRGVTCELQGEIFELTRQGYQHFSHE